ATATTGGGATGAATCATGCCAGAACCTTTGCTCATGCCAGTAATGGTGACAGTCTTGTTATCTATCGTTAATTGGCGAGAGGTCGCTTTGGGTACAATATCGGTTGTCGTGATTGTTTGCGCCGCATCTAACCAATGATCCGCTTTTGTATTTTGTAAGGCTACTGGTAACTGAGCGATTATTTTATCGATTGGTAACGGCTCTAAAATAACACCTGTAGAGAATGGTAGAATTTGTTCGCTGTTGAGATTTAAAAGACGCGCAAGTGCTTCGCAACTTTGCCTTGCGTGTTGTAAGCCAGATTCACCAGTGCCCGCGTTTGCGTTACCAGTATTAATGAGCAAGGCGCGAATGTCGCTATTAACAGCTAAATGTTCTTTACATACAATAACTGGTGCCGCACAAAACCGATTTTGGGTAAACACACCAGCAACATGGGTACCTTCAACCAATTGAATTACTAATAAGTCTTTACGGTTAGGCTTGCGAATATGCGCTTCAGCAAAACCCAAAACAACCCCGTTAATAGGCAATAATGAAGAGGCAGATAATGGCGGCAGATTAACTGGCATACAGATACTTTCTATTAAAAAGAATATTGGTATTTTAGCGTATTAAGAAGTTAGCTCTATCGTTCTGTTTTAATACAAATGAGCGCCAAATGAAATTAAGCTTTGCGCCAAGTTGTGCCTAGTGGCGTGTCTTCTAAAACAATACCAGCATTTGTCAATGTCGCACGAATGCGATCTGCTTCTGCAAAGTTTTTAGCTTTCTTGGCAGCAATACGCTCGCTGATAAGCGCCTCAATATCCAGACCATCTGCAACAACTTCACCTTGTAAAAAAGTATTAGCATCTTGTTGCAAAAGGCCAACCACCGCACCCAAGCCTCTCAACAAACCAGCTGTTTTCATTGATTTTTCTTTATTTACATCGTTAGCTAAATCAAATAAAACAGCGATTGCCTCTGCGGTATTAAAATCATCATCCATTGCTTCTTTAAAGCGTACCGCGTAAGGATGCGACCAATCAACTGGGTAGTCGGTTATTTCGACACCACGCAATGCAGTATAAAGCCTCGTCAAGGCTACTTTAGCATCATCCAAATGCTTATCGCTGTAGTTAAGCGGACTGCGATAATGCACTCTTAAAATAAAGAAACGGACAACTTCTGCATCATATTGCGCCAAGACAGATCTAATAGTGAAGAAATTACCCAACGATTTAGACATCTTTTCATCATCAACACGAACAAATCCATTGTGCATCCAATAATTGGCCATTTGGCAGTTATGCGTCGCCTCACTTTGTGCAATCTCATTTTCATGATGCGGGAACTGCAAATCTTGCCCACCTCCATGAATATCAAAATGCGCACCTAAATGTTGGCTACTCATCGCAGAACACTCAATATGCCAACCAGGTCGTCCATAACCCCAAGGCGAATCCCAATGAGGCTCATTTGGCTTGACAGATTTCCACAAAACAAAATCCATTGGGTCTTTTTTGAACGTATCCACTTGCACGCGCTCGCCAGCACGTAAATCATCTAAGCTTTTGCCTGATAATTTGCCATAACCATTGAAACTCCGAACTGAATAAAACACATCACCATTCTCGGCCAAATAGGCATGCCCCTTATCAACCAGTTTGCTTATCATGTCGATCATGGCATCAATATGCGCAGTCGCGCGCGGCTCAATATCAGGCTGAATGACGCCAAGTTTATTAGCATCTTCATTCATCGCATCAATAAATCGCTGCGTCAGAACCGTGATACTTTCTTTATTGTCATTCGCTCGTTGAATAATTTTGTCGTCAACATCGGTAATATTACGAACATAAGTGACCTGATAATGAGAAGCACGAAACCATCTTGACACCATATCAAACACCACCATGACCCGCGCATGTCCTAAATGACAATAGTCATAAACGGTCATGCCACAGACGTACATCCTAAGCTGATTGGGGTTGATGGGCAAAAACATTTCTTTTTGGCGGGTCAGCGAATTATAAATTTTTAACATACATTCAAATTTCGGGCGGGAATATCGATTAATAAAACAACCTAAATACACAAAGTAACAAGTTATTTTCCATTATTTACAAGGAATTATCTATCAGACTATTGGATGTTAGCTATGCTATTGGTAGAATAGTGTTATCACCAACTTTCAGTATATCATAATGACAATTCATAATATTCTAAGAAAAAAATTTGTAGCTACATTATTGTTAGCGTTTCTATCCCCAGTCACGTTAGTCATCGCTGATGAGTTAAAAGACATTTCAGCAATGGCTGATAAGGGGCAACAAGAAGAAGCTTTAAAGCGCATCGATGCTTACTTAAATGCCAACCCAAAAGACGCTCAAGGTATGTTTACTAAAGGCATTATCTTAGCAGAAAGTGGTAAACGCGACGAAGCAATCACAGCCTTCAACGAACTCACTAAAACATATCCTAACCTACCAGAACCCTATAATAATTTAGCAGTTTTATATGCGGATGCAGGCAAATACGATTTGGCAAAGAAGTCACTTGAGACTGCTATCAAAACGCATCCAAGCTACGCAACTGCGCATGAAAATCTGGGCGACATCTATGCTCGCATGGCGTCGGAAGCTTATGACAAAGCACTAAAGTTAGACAATAAAAATGCGCGTGCTCAAAGTAAGTTATCACTGATTAAAGACCTATTTAGCAATGATGGCAATCCAGTTGTTGCATCCAATAATGCAACTTCTACGCGTCCAATTCGCAAAGCAGAACCAACGGCTGCAAAAGCCATTCCCCCACTTAAAAAACCAGTTGAAAGCGTTGTCGATCATTCATCTGACGTAGAAACCAGCATTAATGCCGCGGTTGATGCTTGGGCTGCAGCCTGGTCTAGCCAAAATATTGAGAATTACCTAGCTAGTTATGCAGATAACTTTACACCTTCAAAAGGGCTAAGCCTAAGCGCGTGGAAAGCACAGCGTCGCTCACGTGTTACCAAGCCATCTAGTATTAAATTGGAGTTAAGCAATCGTAAAGTCACTATTATTGATGAAAATAATGTAAAAGCGAGCTTTAACCAGTATTACAAGGCAAATGGCGGTCCGATTCGTACTTTTAAAACACTCGTTTTCAAAAAAACCAATGGCAATTGGCTAATCATTGAGGAGATTGCATCTAATTGAGTAAGCGTATGCAAATGAACTTCATCAATCAGTTTAGCGCTCACCCAACGAGACTTGCACAACTTCTAGTAGTGGTATGTTGCACCTTATTGCCTTGGTCTGCTACAGCAATTAATCAAAACAAACTACCATCAGATATCTTTACTAATGTAGCGAATCGAGATGTTGTTGAAAGCCTATTGGTGAAAAGTCTCATGCAAATTGCAGAAGGCAATACCAAGCAAGCAATGGATACCGTTAATGAGTTGATTCAAACAACGCCAAACTTTAAACTTGCTCATTTAATTCGCGGCGACTTATTAGCCGCTCAAGCACGTCAATTTGGCAACCATAATGCCGCACTCATTTCATCAAGCGCAGATGAAGTAAAAG
This region of Methylophilaceae bacterium genomic DNA includes:
- the cysS gene encoding cysteine--tRNA ligase, which gives rise to MLKIYNSLTRQKEMFLPINPNQLRMYVCGMTVYDYCHLGHARVMVVFDMVSRWFRASHYQVTYVRNITDVDDKIIQRANDNKESITVLTQRFIDAMNEDANKLGVIQPDIEPRATAHIDAMIDMISKLVDKGHAYLAENGDVFYSVRSFNGYGKLSGKSLDDLRAGERVQVDTFKKDPMDFVLWKSVKPNEPHWDSPWGYGRPGWHIECSAMSSQHLGAHFDIHGGGQDLQFPHHENEIAQSEATHNCQMANYWMHNGFVRVDDEKMSKSLGNFFTIRSVLAQYDAEVVRFFILRVHYRSPLNYSDKHLDDAKVALTRLYTALRGVEITDYPVDWSHPYAVRFKEAMDDDFNTAEAIAVLFDLANDVNKEKSMKTAGLLRGLGAVVGLLQQDANTFLQGEVVADGLDIEALISERIAAKKAKNFAEADRIRATLTNAGIVLEDTPLGTTWRKA
- a CDS encoding tetratricopeptide repeat protein yields the protein MTIHNILRKKFVATLLLAFLSPVTLVIADELKDISAMADKGQQEEALKRIDAYLNANPKDAQGMFTKGIILAESGKRDEAITAFNELTKTYPNLPEPYNNLAVLYADAGKYDLAKKSLETAIKTHPSYATAHENLGDIYARMASEAYDKALKLDNKNARAQSKLSLIKDLFSNDGNPVVASNNATSTRPIRKAEPTAAKAIPPLKKPVESVVDHSSDVETSINAAVDAWAAAWSSQNIENYLASYADNFTPSKGLSLSAWKAQRRSRVTKPSSIKLELSNRKVTIIDENNVKASFNQYYKANGGPIRTFKTLVFKKTNGNWLIIEEIASN